A single region of the Chelmon rostratus isolate fCheRos1 chromosome 5, fCheRos1.pri, whole genome shotgun sequence genome encodes:
- the ddx31 gene encoding probable ATP-dependent RNA helicase DDX31 isoform X2, with the protein MMSSAEDQLCLNISSSLSSSSSLRRKAVSASQRWARKKQRAEKRRFSSSEEEEKKRSSFKQRRLRLSEEEEETQTEAPPPPEQTDRTPQKKSKEKDGIKETGRSSIKTSSLFKHNPEIPEIHRPAVSQLKEKIFTSDSFSDLDLHPHLVATLNKVLNVSTVTSVQKQTFPVLLSGRDAVVRSQTGSGKTLSYAVPMVQSLQAVQPKISRSDGPLAVVIVPTRELAQQTFQTFQKLLKPFTWIVPGVLMGGEKRKAEKARLRKGINILVSTPGRLVDHINNTLSIAFSAVRWLILDEADRTLDLGFEKDLTVILNSLNSTGPSRQTVLLSATLTRGVTRLADVCLNDPVSIHVSGPASSDLTTCLTLTSDPGTAGQSESFAVPESLKQFVVVVPSKIRLVCLAAFILDKCKFSQNNKLIVFISSCEAVEFLHSLFTSVLSGPSTNHKPQLSFLRLHGNMKQEERSEVFQQFSASRSGVLLCTDVAARGLDLPQVTWIVQYTPPTAAAEYVHRVGRTARIGGRGSSLIFLTPAETAFINELANHNISLSDMKLQDILSSLMIDDTYKGRGKYHSKSSSKALEQETRERATVLQTEFENFVHSDVQLVQTAKKALQSFLRAYTTYPTHLKHIFHIRSLHLGHTAKSFGLRDAPQGLSAATGPSGRGAKNPNHNKNNNKNQNQDRTTVKVQNKVPGSQTAAQGRPGQKRFSQREVGLLLSEFSSGLEGGDAKRKKKQKVTFGRSGEEEEEEK; encoded by the exons atgatgtcatcagcagAGGACCAGCTGTGTCTGAACATCAGCAGTAgtttgtcctcctcttcatcgctcAGGAGGAAGGCTGTGAGTGCTTCGCAGAGATGGGCCAGA AAAAAGCAGAGAGCGGAGAAGAGGAGGTTCAGctcctcagaggaggaggagaagaagagaagctCCTTCAAACAGAGGAGACTGCGGctcagtgaagaggaggaggagacgcagactgaagctcctcctcct cctgagcagacagacaggacaccacagaagaagagcaaggAGAAGGATGGAATAAAGGAAACGGGAAGAAGTAGCATCAAGACCTCCTCTCTGTTCAAACACAATCCAGAGATCCCAGAGATCCACAG aCCTGCTGTCTCTCAGTTAAAGGAGAAGATTTTCACCAGTGACTCGTTTTCAGACCTGGACCTTCACCCACACCTG GTGGCAACACTGAACAAAGTCCTGAATGTTTCCACAGTGACCAG tgttcagaAACAGACTTTTCCAGTCCTTCTGTCAGGACGAGATGCTGTCGTTCGGTCTCAGACAGGATCAG gtaaGACTCTGTCTTATGCTGTCCCCATGGTCCAGAGTCTTCAGGCGGTTCAGCCAAAGATCAGCAGGTCTGACGGTCCTCTGGCTGTTGTCATCGTCCCCACCAGAGAG CTGGCCCAGCAGACGTTTCAGACCTTCCAGAAGCTTCTGAAG cCGTTTACCTGGATCGTCCCAGGTGTCCTgatgggaggagagaagaggaaagcagagaaGGCCAG GCTACGTAAAGGCATCAACATCCTGGTTTCAACTCCTGGACGTCTCGTGGATCACATCAACAACACCCTGAGTATCGCCTTCAGTGCTGTTCGCTGGCTGATTCTGGACGAGGCCGACCG gaCGTTGGACTTGGGTTTTGAGAAGGACCTGACCGTCATATTAAACAGTCTGAACTCTACCGGGCCGAGCAGACAGACCGTCCTGCTGTCTGCGACGTTGACTCGTG GTGTGACTCGGTTGGCAGATGTTTGTCTTAACGACCCGGTCAGCATCCATGTGTCTGGCCCCGCCTCCTCTGACCTCACCACCTGCCtgactctgacctctgaccccggcACGGCCGGCCAATCGGAGAGCTTTGCTGTACCGGAGTCTCTGAAGCAGTTTGTGGTGGTGGTTCCCAGTAAGATCAGGCTTGTCTGTCTGGCTGCTTTCATACTGGACAAATGCAAG TTTTCTCAGAACAACAAACTCATCGTCTTCATCTCGAGCTGCGAGGCCGTGGAGTTCCTGCACTCTCTCTTCACCTCCGTCCTCTCCGGGCCCTCGACCAATCATAAGCCTCAGCTCAGCTTCCTgcgtctccatggcaacatgaAGCAGGAG GAGCGCTCAGAGGTCTTCCAGCAGTTCTCAGCATCCAGATCTGGAGTCCTGCTCTGTACT GATGTAGCAGCCAGAGGTCTGGACCTTCCTCAGGTCACCTGGATCGTTCAG tacACTCCtccgacagcagcagcagagtacGTTCATCGTGTCGGTCGGACGGCTCGTattggaggaagaggaagcagtCTCATCTTCCTCACTCCTGCTGAGACGGCCTTCATCAACGAGCTGGCCAATCACAACATCAG CCTATCAGACATGAAGCTGCAGGATATCCTGTCCAGTCTGATGATTGACGACACCTACAAGGGGAGGGGCAAATACCACAGCAAG agtTCGTCTAAAGCTCTGGAGCAGGAGACCAGAGAGCGAGCGACGGTCCTGCAGACGGAGTTTGAGAACTTTGTTCACTCAGACGTTCAGTTAGTACAAACCGCCAAGAAAG cacTGCAGTCCTTCCTGCGGGCATACACCACCTACCCCACCCACCTCAAACACATCTTCCACATCCGCTCCCTCCACCTGGGACACACCGCCAAGAGCTTCGGCCTCAGAGACGCCCCGCAGGGCCTGAGCGCCGCCACGGGTCCCTCGGGCCGCGGCGCCAAGAACCCCAAccacaacaagaacaacaataaGAACCAGAACCAGGACAGGACTACAGTCAAGGTCCAGAACAAGGTGCCCGGCAGCCAGACCGCAGCACAGGGCAGACCGGGACAAAAGAG GTTTTCACAGAGGGAGGTCGGCCTGCTCCTCTCGGAGTTCTCCAGCGGGTTGGAGGGAGGAGACgccaagaggaagaaaaagcagaaggTGACGTTTGGTCgatcaggagaggaggaggaggaggagaaatga
- the ddx31 gene encoding probable ATP-dependent RNA helicase DDX31 isoform X1, which yields MMSSAEDQLCLNISSSLSSSSSLRRKAVSASQRWARKKQRAEKRRFSSSEEEEKKRSSFKQRRLRLSEEEEETQTEAPPPVGAQPEQTDRTPQKKSKEKDGIKETGRSSIKTSSLFKHNPEIPEIHRPAVSQLKEKIFTSDSFSDLDLHPHLVATLNKVLNVSTVTSVQKQTFPVLLSGRDAVVRSQTGSGKTLSYAVPMVQSLQAVQPKISRSDGPLAVVIVPTRELAQQTFQTFQKLLKPFTWIVPGVLMGGEKRKAEKARLRKGINILVSTPGRLVDHINNTLSIAFSAVRWLILDEADRTLDLGFEKDLTVILNSLNSTGPSRQTVLLSATLTRGVTRLADVCLNDPVSIHVSGPASSDLTTCLTLTSDPGTAGQSESFAVPESLKQFVVVVPSKIRLVCLAAFILDKCKFSQNNKLIVFISSCEAVEFLHSLFTSVLSGPSTNHKPQLSFLRLHGNMKQEERSEVFQQFSASRSGVLLCTDVAARGLDLPQVTWIVQYTPPTAAAEYVHRVGRTARIGGRGSSLIFLTPAETAFINELANHNISLSDMKLQDILSSLMIDDTYKGRGKYHSKSSSKALEQETRERATVLQTEFENFVHSDVQLVQTAKKALQSFLRAYTTYPTHLKHIFHIRSLHLGHTAKSFGLRDAPQGLSAATGPSGRGAKNPNHNKNNNKNQNQDRTTVKVQNKVPGSQTAAQGRPGQKRFSQREVGLLLSEFSSGLEGGDAKRKKKQKVTFGRSGEEEEEEK from the exons atgatgtcatcagcagAGGACCAGCTGTGTCTGAACATCAGCAGTAgtttgtcctcctcttcatcgctcAGGAGGAAGGCTGTGAGTGCTTCGCAGAGATGGGCCAGA AAAAAGCAGAGAGCGGAGAAGAGGAGGTTCAGctcctcagaggaggaggagaagaagagaagctCCTTCAAACAGAGGAGACTGCGGctcagtgaagaggaggaggagacgcagactgaagctcctcctcctgtaggTGCTCAG cctgagcagacagacaggacaccacagaagaagagcaaggAGAAGGATGGAATAAAGGAAACGGGAAGAAGTAGCATCAAGACCTCCTCTCTGTTCAAACACAATCCAGAGATCCCAGAGATCCACAG aCCTGCTGTCTCTCAGTTAAAGGAGAAGATTTTCACCAGTGACTCGTTTTCAGACCTGGACCTTCACCCACACCTG GTGGCAACACTGAACAAAGTCCTGAATGTTTCCACAGTGACCAG tgttcagaAACAGACTTTTCCAGTCCTTCTGTCAGGACGAGATGCTGTCGTTCGGTCTCAGACAGGATCAG gtaaGACTCTGTCTTATGCTGTCCCCATGGTCCAGAGTCTTCAGGCGGTTCAGCCAAAGATCAGCAGGTCTGACGGTCCTCTGGCTGTTGTCATCGTCCCCACCAGAGAG CTGGCCCAGCAGACGTTTCAGACCTTCCAGAAGCTTCTGAAG cCGTTTACCTGGATCGTCCCAGGTGTCCTgatgggaggagagaagaggaaagcagagaaGGCCAG GCTACGTAAAGGCATCAACATCCTGGTTTCAACTCCTGGACGTCTCGTGGATCACATCAACAACACCCTGAGTATCGCCTTCAGTGCTGTTCGCTGGCTGATTCTGGACGAGGCCGACCG gaCGTTGGACTTGGGTTTTGAGAAGGACCTGACCGTCATATTAAACAGTCTGAACTCTACCGGGCCGAGCAGACAGACCGTCCTGCTGTCTGCGACGTTGACTCGTG GTGTGACTCGGTTGGCAGATGTTTGTCTTAACGACCCGGTCAGCATCCATGTGTCTGGCCCCGCCTCCTCTGACCTCACCACCTGCCtgactctgacctctgaccccggcACGGCCGGCCAATCGGAGAGCTTTGCTGTACCGGAGTCTCTGAAGCAGTTTGTGGTGGTGGTTCCCAGTAAGATCAGGCTTGTCTGTCTGGCTGCTTTCATACTGGACAAATGCAAG TTTTCTCAGAACAACAAACTCATCGTCTTCATCTCGAGCTGCGAGGCCGTGGAGTTCCTGCACTCTCTCTTCACCTCCGTCCTCTCCGGGCCCTCGACCAATCATAAGCCTCAGCTCAGCTTCCTgcgtctccatggcaacatgaAGCAGGAG GAGCGCTCAGAGGTCTTCCAGCAGTTCTCAGCATCCAGATCTGGAGTCCTGCTCTGTACT GATGTAGCAGCCAGAGGTCTGGACCTTCCTCAGGTCACCTGGATCGTTCAG tacACTCCtccgacagcagcagcagagtacGTTCATCGTGTCGGTCGGACGGCTCGTattggaggaagaggaagcagtCTCATCTTCCTCACTCCTGCTGAGACGGCCTTCATCAACGAGCTGGCCAATCACAACATCAG CCTATCAGACATGAAGCTGCAGGATATCCTGTCCAGTCTGATGATTGACGACACCTACAAGGGGAGGGGCAAATACCACAGCAAG agtTCGTCTAAAGCTCTGGAGCAGGAGACCAGAGAGCGAGCGACGGTCCTGCAGACGGAGTTTGAGAACTTTGTTCACTCAGACGTTCAGTTAGTACAAACCGCCAAGAAAG cacTGCAGTCCTTCCTGCGGGCATACACCACCTACCCCACCCACCTCAAACACATCTTCCACATCCGCTCCCTCCACCTGGGACACACCGCCAAGAGCTTCGGCCTCAGAGACGCCCCGCAGGGCCTGAGCGCCGCCACGGGTCCCTCGGGCCGCGGCGCCAAGAACCCCAAccacaacaagaacaacaataaGAACCAGAACCAGGACAGGACTACAGTCAAGGTCCAGAACAAGGTGCCCGGCAGCCAGACCGCAGCACAGGGCAGACCGGGACAAAAGAG GTTTTCACAGAGGGAGGTCGGCCTGCTCCTCTCGGAGTTCTCCAGCGGGTTGGAGGGAGGAGACgccaagaggaagaaaaagcagaaggTGACGTTTGGTCgatcaggagaggaggaggaggaggagaaatga
- the cfap77 gene encoding cilia- and flagella-associated protein 77, whose product MSSPRLGVVRDSMLTNPLLIKAPLGHSRSRGLSGPGPDVTSRTSSSPLRGGGVAEVLSGWRVQSGCGESARPTAPDFVSLNRDAVKSGQVTSKELSRYRAQEGGARTRKPAPKRQTGGASGSPGVPDITFGVTTRAPSPLSDLLSHQYARRWLDQQLSRNQTSNQKQLQRVKPGCIPDTRTSLLRRSRALPALPVTQTPSKLPPFTQVQPALDTFRDQEARLRAFRARQSESASGGGVRGLGTCVVDGPEEETH is encoded by the exons GCGCCCCTGGGTCACAGCAGGTCCAGAGGTCTGTCAGGTCCTGGTCCAGATGTCACCTCCAGAACCAGCAGTAGCCCGCTCAGAGGCGGAGGCGTGGCAGAGG TTCTGTCCGGTTGGAGGGTTCAGTCAGGATGTGGAGAATCTGCTCGACCGACCGCTCCTGACTTCGTGTCTCTGAACCGGGACGCGGTGAAGTCCGGTCAGGTGACGTCCAAAGAGCTGAGTCGGTACCGGGCCCAGGAGGGCGGGGCCAGGACGCGGAAACCGGCCCCCAAACGTCAGACAGGTGGGGCTTCAGGGAGCCCAGGGGTGCCCGACATCACGTTTGGAGTCACAACCAG GGCGCCGTCTCCTCTGTCGGACCTCCTCTCTCATCAGTACGCTCGCCGCTGGCTGGACCAACAGCTGAGCAGGAACCAAACCAgcaaccagaaacagctgcagagg gtgaaacCAGGTTGTATTCCAGACACCAGGACCAGCCTGTTGAGGAGGAGCAGAGCTCTACCAGCTCTACCTGTCACACAGACTCCATCCAAGCTGCCTCCTTTCACACAG gttcAGCCTGCTCTGGACACCTTCAGGGACCAGGAGGCTCGTCTCCGGGCGTTCAGGGCTCGTCAGTCAGAATCTGCGTCCGGGGGAGGAGTTCGGGGTCTGGGAACATGTGTTGTAGACGGACCGGAGGAGGAAACACACTGA